The genomic window TAATGTGTGCCCCGCGCTCTGCTTCTTTGTAGCTAAAGTTTAGCTTGTAAAATGTCTAGAACCTCCACTTTAGGATTCATAGTTAACATTTTGGTTCACAACAGTAAGGAACCAACAAATAGGTATTGATGGTGGCCATTGGTGAATCGCATTTTGTGATGCAATAAGTGGGCAAATGGTGTACAATGGTAGAAGAATATTTTTGTACATTCAAACTGGAAATCAGTTTTAGCTTTTATCGTTAATCGCCAAAGTATTACTAGTAATCACTGGAGAGCAAGAAAATACCAAAACCACTACAGCACCAATAGGTCACGCCGCTTTCTAACACTACGATAGTGGCTTCCTGGTGAATGCCAAACAAACCGATTTCAATTGCCTAAACGAATTCAAGACGCTTAAATGGCAAACGTGCGCTGTTTATACAAGCTGATTCGCCTGCAGAAGATCCTGCTGCCGCTCAGTAAGTAGTGTGAATTGCCATTGCACCTGTTAGCCTCGAATTCACCGCGTGCGCTCATTACGAAAGAGAGCCCGCAACCCGACAATCAGCTGTTCGATCGAGTTGTGCGTgcgtgcgaaagagagggtGTGAAAGAGAGAACGAGTAGAGGGAAGTGTAAAATGCTGACTGCCAAATGCCGGCGGCCTTAGATTTTTCAACTACTTTCAACAAAATTGTGAAATACGAGTGATAAtataaagcaaaataaataaaatgctggaacaggagatggagatggatgTGGGGGACCCGGTGAAGGCGTCCAATTTGCTGCGGCTTAtcaagcagctgctgctggaaaaaGCTTACGATGGCGTGCGGATGCTGTTCCAAAGTGCCCAGGAATCGGAGAGGAACACCCAGCTGCTGCCCCACATAGCCATGGAACTCTACCATGACGTGTGCTCGGAGAACCTTACCGACGAGGTCAACTCCCAGGAGCCAGAGCTATTCGACTGCTGTGATGAGCTGCTCAAGCTGCTGGCTAAGTACGCCCCACTGCAGGAGCTTATGCTGGAACTGATGGAGCGCTTGGAGGAGAGCAGCAGTATCAATGTGTTCGGCGCCTACTTGAGGGCCCTCCAAGTGGTACTGCAGCGGCAGGGACGCGACAAACCGCAGGCCGTGGAGTGGAGCCTCCAGAGCATCGTCACCCGGCTAAAGGAATTGCCTCTACCACAATACCTATCCGAGGGCTATGACGAGGCCCAGGCGCGACTCATAGAGCAAAACGAGCAGGTGGAGGACCTTTTGGCTCACTACATCACCGTGGGACTTTTTCGGCAGCCGCTCAGAGATGAAATCCTGCAGGATTTGCAGCCTCCCTTCCAAACATTCAGGGATTGCGGCCTCAACCGACGCAACATATTTACTTGCTTCTTCATCCAGCTGTTGGGTCGTCCCTTGGCCCTGCTGGAGATGAGTCACGTCAAGAAGGACCTTACCAGAACCTATGTGCAGCAGGTTACAAAAAGCCTGACTCAGGATGCCACCCAGTTCCTGGGGGATCCCTTCTACCTGCTTAATCTTGTAGAACAGCGTGCCAGATGGCAAAGGAAGCTAGATCCCTCGAAAGGTGTCTACGAGATGAGTTGCCGAAATGTTTTCCTCATCGAGGAGAAACTTCCGCTACATGCTGTAGCCATGTACTATCACTCGCTCTTCGTGGGTAACCAACTGCCCCCCAACGCACCGAGGATATATGCACCTTTATTCTTATTTGAAACGATTGTTTATCTGGCAGAAGTGCTTCTTAGGCAGCAGGAGCCTCCCCTACAGTATTGTGGACTTCGACTAGTGGAGCATCTATTGAGTACCTTGCAGGACTCAGTTCCCACCAGTTCCCTCCAACTGGATGTCCACAAGCGCTTTTGTGAGGCACTTTGCAAGATTGTGGGCTACTCCCCGCAGGTTTCACTTCGGCAGTTAGGACTTCATGTGCTTAGGCAATTTATTCTGGCCTTTGATGATCATGGAAAGTACCTCATCCTCAAAAATCTGCTGGGTACCCTGCAGCACGACGGACTAATGGGTTACCTCGGAGGGATGTACAAGGATCTGGTCAACAAGGCGCTAGAGGAATCCGGTCCCCTACCGGAAGTTTTTAGCGGAAAGCTCTTCCAGGAGATGTTGCTGCTATGCGTCTGTGTGCTGCCACATGACGTAAAATCCGATCTTCTACTGCACTCGGATCGCCTTTGTCATGCTCTAAATATCCTACGCTACTTTGCGGTGAGAGACAAAAAAGATGTGACCGGCTTCTGGCAGGCCCTCCCGGAAATCGAAAAGGAATTGCTAGATCCCCTGGGAAAAGCGCTTAACTTTTCGATGGCCCATTACAAGGCGTACAAGGAGCGCGTTGAAAAAGGTCAGAGTGCTTCGGATGATGAACTAATGCAGCGCCAACTCAATATGCTTGCCGTAAACATAAGCAACAGCGGAATGGCCGGCGGCGACGCGGATAGCAAGTTGCCCGATATTGGACGCCAGGAGAAGCTCGATGTGCTGGCCAGCTCCATTACCAGTTTGGAAACACTGCAATCCTTGTATCTGCGCGCCAGCGAGATCATCGAACAGTCCACTCGCCTGCGACGGATCGCAAATCCATCGAATGCTTAGCTTGTATTTTGGCCACAATGAAAGCGAAATGACAACGTAAACTTTGTTTGTAAACAGAACcgaaaacgaaatcgaaacTTTAACTGATCTATGTGGTTTGGGGGTTCTGAGCAGGGGTGATAATTAACTGACTAATTGAGCCAGTTGTGGTGTGCTAATTAACTGGCTAGCGATGCCGGTTTTGCCTTGCGATCTGCGTACTGAGAGCAAGTTCCACATAGTTGCGTACCTTACACCTGCGCTGGTATTGATTCACTCGCAatgttttcttaaattttatagccatttaaatatgtttttgtattCCATATATATCATTTAGCTAGGtaataaaagcattttttagCCTTTAATGGTGTTACTACAAAGGTTCGCCTTTTTGCAGATGCGACCAGCTCCCGGTTGGCCCCGATGCAGCCAAGACCATTGACTTTTTTGATAGCAAGGAGTTATGGAAAGGATGAAAAAGCAGCCAATCTAGAAGATTTTAGAGCCAGAGAGGAGCAGCGTGAAAGGGAGAGGGATGCGGCGGATAAAGCTGCTGAACAGGCTGCACAAAAACAagcaggaggaggtggtgggcTGGGTGCAACAGGGTCAGAATCCAAAGATGACGCAAAGCAAGCCAAGGTGGATGCCATAAGGGCAAAGATCCTCGACGCCGCCCTGCAGCATGTGCCCCAGCAGGGATGGACCCGCCAAGCCATCATTCTGGGTGCCGAGGAAAGTGGCTATCCTAGCGTGGTGCATGGCATGTTCCCCGAGGGTGGCTTCGCATTGGTCTCCCACTTCAACGGCAAATGCAACGCCCAGTTGGTGGAGAGCCTGCAGCAAATGACAAATGGCGGCAAgcaggaggtggaggatcCTCTAGACTTTCTGGTGCAAGCAGTGCGGCAGCGTCTGGAGATGGTTACCCCCTATAAGACGCACTGGCCCCAGGCGATGGCCCTCTTAGCCCAGCCTCAGCATGCGCCGACAGCCCTGGCCCAGGTGCTCACTCTAGTGGATGACATCTGCTACTACTCCGGCGATCGATCTGTGGATGTGAGTAACGTATGATATCGTATGTACAATGCCTGACTTAATCAATGAGCTTCCTATAGTTCGGTTGGTACACGAGACGTGTGGGTCTGGCAACCATCATGAAGATGACCGAGTTATACTTCCTGCAGGACAAGTCTCCAGGTCATGCGCAGACCTGGGAGTTCCTCAAGAGCCGCATGGACGAGGCTGTGCAACTACAAATGATGCTATCCCAAACAGAGGGGATGACGCACACGTTCCAACGCTCCTTTAACTCGGCGTTCATCACGGTAAGTTTTCAAACATTTATCGTACTTGTGGTACCCTAATTCTTCATTTTGATTTTAGGCGCGTAATATTCTCGGTCTGGGCTATAATCGTAACTAGCACGAAAGTAAAACCATCCCGGTATCCGATGCCTTGAGTGCCACACGCAGTCCAAAGATTAATAATTCTAGTGGGAACGGCTCTACTAGCCCTTAAAGATCTACACCTATGTTTACCTTAGAtccatatgtatatatgtgcatataagTACACCCTATACAACGCAATGAGTGTTTTAAgcttatttgtattttctggGAAGGGTTTCTTACAATTTTGTTAGATTTTCCATTTGTGTCACTATGCTCTTATTTGCAACCTAAAACTGCAAATAAAAGGAACACGGAAATGTGTCCATaattttttaagtttgttttcgCTTATTTGCGTTTCCCATTAACGTTTCTCATTTTCTGAATAGTTGGCTTTGTCCAATCGCTGACTTATCGAGCGCCTGACCTTCGGGCCTTCGAGCTTGCAGTTGTAACGCTTAAGTGATTTTGCATAGATAAAGCTCTCGGAAATTTGAGGTTTACTTAAGGCTtgggtaaataaatttaacattAAACTAGTGGTTGCGCTTTTTTCTATTCATTTTTTCGCTTAAGGTTAATCACAGTTGTATGTAATTGTTCATTTAAAGCCTTCCAGTAAAAATGATCTTCATAGAAGTTATGATAAGAACAGTGGCTATCTTATTTGCCTATTTGAGAAGTTTAACTGTTTTTCTAGCTCAACCAATGGATCGGACAACTGCTccaatgaaaatattttggttcATCTGCCCTATTAATTGGTTGACTGCCTTAAGTTGCCTAACGATTTGTTGTGTACCGGTGACAAGATCATAATGCTTGGTATTGTTGCTAATGGTCGGCATCCGTAAATGACCGATTTGTCGCTGTTGGCTGCTCATCTTCTTCTTAAATTGAACGGACTCATCCAGATTTTTTATGGTAGTGGACCCGCCTCTCGGCAATCCGACCATTTGTTATCAATCGATGTGAGTCTGTGTGGCGGGGGATCCAGGAGGAGTTCTTTTGGGCATCGAAGGGTTCATAAATAGATTGGTTTGTTTTGGTGGAAGTGGCTTTGACGTGGATGGTATCTTTTTCTAAGTTCCTAGAAGGTGTATTTAAAATCCCAGTACTGTTTGCTGCTTGCTTAATGTTGGATTTTTGGGGACATTGTATGCTGCTTGGAATTAAATTTGTCTTTGAtgttaaaatacattttttacttttacttcCAAGAGGCAAGAACTTTGTACTGAAATTTGAGATGTGTTTTAGATGGCTCGGCCCATAATCTCTGTAATGTGAATCCCCAACTGAAGGCGGGGAAACAGCTTTGTTGGCTCTGTTCGCAAATGATATCAGAATTGGACTTTTTGGTTCCGTCACTTCAGAGTAGAGATCGGATATACTTCTCACCATTGAGGGCACGGTTTTCTTCTTGCAATTTCCAAATAAGTTATTGATTTCCAGTTCGCTCAGGGCGCATAGGAGCTTTGGAATCGATACAACATCGCTGTCTCCAAAGAGATCTCTTAACAATCTTACCAGTTCGTCTTGCTCTCCCAATAAGAGCAATACATCTCCAAAGTCCTCGCCGTTTCCGCACCACTTGTACTTCCGATTTAGCGCTCTCAGCCTAAGAATATAGTCCTGCATCATGTGGAGTAGCTTTCCTAGAGTTTCGGGAGTCATGGGATCGGAGAGGTAACCATTGCTATCGAAAAGTGCGCTAGCGGAGAACAAATCCTGATCTGGAAAGCCACTTAATGGTACCCTGTATCTCCTTCGTTTTCGGGATATCATCATCACTTTTCTATAGTTGGCATAAAGTAGGCGAAGCAAAATATAATGAGCAGCCTCTGGAGATCGATACAATTTATTCGCCAAGGCGTAAATGACCCTTCGATTGACCTCCAGCCAGCGGGGTGGCAAGGTGTCACAGGGATCGGGGGTTGGCCCCCGATCCTGACCCCCAATAAAAGGATTCTCGGTGAAGGGCCGACTGCCCAATGGGCAGCAGCTAGAGATGGTGCGCACCGGGCAGTGTGGACAGCTGTAGGGAATCGGTGGACATGGTGTCCGGCGAAGGCGACAGCAGTGGATGCACATTGATCGAGGTGGTCAGAAGTAGAATTGAAGCAGTGTAGATAATCCAGCGTGGACAGACTTTCAATTTGgaattttcgaaaattatgCTGATTAAGGTCCAAATAAACGATTTATTCTTTCGAAACTTAGGCAGCAAGAAGACACAAACCTTTTGAAATGGCGACGAGCAGTTGGCACCAAAATTGTTGACAAAAGAGGCACTGATTGTTCTCAAAAATgtgtaataaaaaatgttctttTCTTAATCTATCTTTAATGTTTATTGCTATGTAAAGTTATCTGCCGCCTAGCATTGTCTGAATTGGAACTTGAATTTAGAGTGCTTTGCACTCTTCCAGTATCCTCTTAAagcaattaatattaattcaaAGGTTCTAGGTACAGCTCTTCCTCGCAGGGCAATTGTCCCCTGTCACTAAATTGTAAGACGTGAAAATGTGAATGTAAATGTTGCTTAAGGATAACTGACCTGTTTAGAACATCACATGACTTTAATTTTGACTCAGTTTCTGCTTGCAGTTGTTTCAACCTTTCTGGAACTTCGTTAGTAGCCAAGATCATGACACCAAGTCTGCGCCTAAGACTGGAAAACGTTGGTCTGTGTGATGGCACGGAGCTCCAGCAGCTTTCCATCAGAGAAAACCTGAGTTAAGCAAGTGTTTTCAACCATTCTGTACTACTTTAAGCACTGCTACCCACATTTCCTGCGTACATCCCTCCGGTCGCTGCATCCGATGACCTTGTCGTAGTAACTGCAAGAGATCACTGGGAGACACCGATGGGTACGGCATTCCACCGAGAGTAGTAATCTCATAGAGCAGTACACCAAATGACCACCTAAGAGGGTAGCACATCAGCTAAAATAACGTTTCGGccttaacaaaaatatatccTTACACATCGCTCTGGCTAGTGTACACCTGATGAGTGAGGGACTCCAGCGCTAGCCACTTGATGGGCAGTTTGCCGCTTCCTCCGGACTTTCGGTACACGTTCTCATGATATACATCTCGACTCAGCCttatgaaatacaaaataacttCACGAATCACTGAACTTCCGGAGATACCTACCCAAAATCTGCTATCTTGATGCTGCGATCTACGGAGATTAGAACATTGCGGGCAGCCAGATCCCGATGCACTACTTTGTTTTGTGCTAGAAATTCCTAAAATGGCAAATGACACATGTTACACatttacattacattaaaGAATCAAGCAGGAGTAATCTACCATTCCCACCGCCACCTGTTGGGCGATGTCTAGCAAATCTGCGTATTTTAGTGGTATTCTGGGTTTTGTATCCGAAGAATCGAGGCAATCAAAGTATTCCTTGTTCTCAAAGATTCTTTTCTTTCTATCCAATTTTAAATCCTGCTTCTGGTCTTCCTCAAGCTCCGGCTTTAGCTTCTGTTTTGACCGGCCCGTTGGAGCTTCTGCTGCTTTCGGAATGACACTGCCGCCGATGTTTTCAATATCCTCCAAGCCATAGCCCTTGTTGTCGGCTGCATTGGTGATTCGAGTGAGGGTGTAGGTCTCACATCGACTTGAATGTGTCTGATCCGATTCACTCTCCTCTTCCACAGTGGACAGCATCGAGTTGTTGATATCCTCTATGCGATCGTGGATGGAATTTCGAGGGGGTCGTTGAAACTGTCGGTTGTCCACGTTCTGCTGAAGGTTCTTCATAAGTCCTATTGCATTTTGCTCCTGCCTAAACTTCCACTCCTCACTAGGAAATAAGTTTTAGGATCATTATTTGCCgaatataaataagtaaagGTTACCGTAGAAAGTTCTGCAGGCTTCCAAGGCTGCAGTATTCAATTAGCAGCATCATCTGGTTGCTAAAACGAGTGGAGTATCCCACGATACCCACAATATTCGGATGCTTGCCCACGGCCTTGAGCATCTGAATTTCGCACTTGAACGCATATACGTCCTCTTCATTTGGTTGATCTGCGAGACCAGAAATAAACAAACCATTCAACGATTCATTCAAGGACTTCGATACTAAAAGGTACTACCTTTCAGCAACTTGACGGCCACTTGGCGTTTCTTGTAAACTCCACGTCGCACCAAGCCAAAGGCTCCCTCGCCGAGGACATCCTGGAGGAGCACCGAGTGTGGCTCTACCTCCAGCTCGTCCATTACATCCATGCTTTCGTTGGCCGAGAGGGTGACCAGCAATCCACTGCTGTCCATCAGGGAGATATGAAATTCACTGGCCTTGGCGTCCTTAGGCTCCATTTGCAGCGCCTGAACCTCCATTCGATTTCGTCTGCAAAAGGTCAGGGAGCACAACATCAAAATGCAGCAAATTGGCATTATAATGAAGAGTATCAGCTTGACCATGTTGCCCTCTGTTCAAAAGAAAGAATGGAAATCGATGTCTaaatatttcagttttatCAGCGTACATACCACTCAGCAACACACCTCGAGGAACCTTGTCTAAGGTTAAACCGGATACGTTTTTTCCGCCTGCCGACTGGGCCACCAAATGTACTTCGAAATGGGAGCCCAGTATCGTGATCTTGGGTACATAGAAGTGGCTCCTATTTTTGTTAAGTGTATAGTTAAGCTCCGTACCTCCTTTAAACAGATCAAATATGTGCAGTGTGTAGCTATCCGGCAGGTGACTGGGTCGTGACCAGGTGATGTTAAGGGCCAAGGTATTTGGCAGATAGTGCTTCTGTGTCACAGTAAGATTCTCGGGTTTATGGGGAG from Drosophila yakuba strain Tai18E2 chromosome 2L, Prin_Dyak_Tai18E2_2.1, whole genome shotgun sequence includes these protein-coding regions:
- the LOC6528467 gene encoding ubiquinone biosynthesis protein COQ9, mitochondrial, coding for MANVRCLYKLIRLQKILLPLNATSSRLAPMQPRPLTFLIARSYGKDEKAANLEDFRAREEQRERERDAADKAAEQAAQKQAGGGGGLGATGSESKDDAKQAKVDAIRAKILDAALQHVPQQGWTRQAIILGAEESGYPSVVHGMFPEGGFALVSHFNGKCNAQLVESLQQMTNGGKQEVEDPLDFLVQAVRQRLEMVTPYKTHWPQAMALLAQPQHAPTALAQVLTLVDDICYYSGDRSVDFGWYTRRVGLATIMKMTELYFLQDKSPGHAQTWEFLKSRMDEAVQLQMMLSQTEGMTHTFQRSFNSAFITARNILGLGYNRN
- the LOC26535373 gene encoding glomulin, which produces MLEQEMEMDVGDPVKASNLLRLIKQLLLEKAYDGVRMLFQSAQESERNTQLLPHIAMELYHDVCSENLTDEVNSQEPELFDCCDELLKLLAKYAPLQELMLELMERLEESSSINVFGAYLRALQVVLQRQGRDKPQAVEWSLQSIVTRLKELPLPQYLSEGYDEAQARLIEQNEQVEDLLAHYITVGLFRQPLRDEILQDLQPPFQTFRDCGLNRRNIFTCFFIQLLGRPLALLEMSHVKKDLTRTYVQQVTKSLTQDATQFLGDPFYLLNLVEQRARWQRKLDPSKGVYEMSCRNVFLIEEKLPLHAVAMYYHSLFVGNQLPPNAPRIYAPLFLFETIVYLAEVLLRQQEPPLQYCGLRLVEHLLSTLQDSVPTSSLQLDVHKRFCEALCKIVGYSPQVSLRQLGLHVLRQFILAFDDHGKYLILKNLLGTLQHDGLMGYLGGMYKDLVNKALEESGPLPEVFSGKLFQEMLLLCVCVLPHDVKSDLLLHSDRLCHALNILRYFAVRDKKDVTGFWQALPEIEKELLDPLGKALNFSMAHYKAYKERVEKGQSASDDELMQRQLNMLAVNISNSGMAGGDADSKLPDIGRQEKLDVLASSITSLETLQSLYLRASEIIEQSTRLRRIANPSNA
- the LOC6528468 gene encoding uncharacterized protein LOC6528468 yields the protein MCIHCCRLRRTPCPPIPYSCPHCPVRTISSCCPLGSRPFTENPFIGGQDRGPTPDPCDTLPPRWLEVNRRVIYALANKLYRSPEAAHYILLRLLYANYRKVMMISRKRRRYRVPLSGFPDQDLFSASALFDSNGYLSDPMTPETLGKLLHMMQDYILRLRALNRKYKWCGNGEDFGDVLLLLGEQDELVRLLRDLFGDSDVVSIPKLLCALSELEINNLFGNCKKKTVPSMVRSISDLYSEVTEPKSPILISFANRANKAVSPPSVGDSHYRDYGPSHLKHISNFSTKFLPLGSKSKKCILTSKTNLIPSSIQCPQKSNIKQAANSTGILNTPSRNLEKDTIHVKATSTKTNQSIYEPFDAQKNSSWIPRHTDSHRLITNGRIAERRVHYHKKSG
- the LOC6528469 gene encoding tyrosine-protein kinase receptor torso isoform X1, whose amino-acid sequence is MLIFYAKYAFIFWFFVGSNQGEMLLMDKISHDLLLNISACTQNCLESGKKDFQTCFKDCRINGTFPGALRKVQDNYQLNMLCHTESEIVFQIDWVQHSRGNETAPNATYIIRLDAVKDENKEITLYLSDDNFLILPGLESNSSYNVTVLAMHGDGSYSLIAKDQTFATLIRGYQPSKMGAVNLLRFVPQFEDLHHIAAEIEWKPSAESNCYFDIVSYSTNSVNMDEPQEVQLRDRKKLYRHTVENLEFDKQYHVGVRTVNIMNRLESDLQWLPIVAPSCLDWYPYNYTLCPPHKPENLTVTQKHYLPNTLALNITWSRPSHLPDSYTLHIFDLFKGGTELNYTLNKNRSHFYVPKITILGSHFEVHLVAQSAGGKNVSGLTLDKVPRGVLLSEGNMVKLILFIIMPICCILMLCSLTFCRRNRMEVQALQMEPKDAKASEFHISLMDSSGLLVTLSANESMDVMDELEVEPHSVLLQDVLGEGAFGLVRRGVYKKRQVAVKLLKDQPNEEDVYAFKCEIQMLKAVGKHPNIVGIVGYSTRFSNQMMLLIEYCSLGSLQNFLREEWKFRQEQNAIGLMKNLQQNVDNRQFQRPPRNSIHDRIEDINNSMLSTVEEESESDQTHSSRCETYTLTRITNAADNKGYGLEDIENIGGSVIPKAAEAPTGRSKQKLKPELEEDQKQDLKLDRKKRIFENKEYFDCLDSSDTKPRIPLKYADLLDIAQQVAVGMEFLAQNKVVHRDLAARNVLISVDRSIKIADFGLSRDVYHENVYRKSGGSGKLPIKWLALESLTHQVYTSQSDVWSFGVLLYEITTLGGMPYPSVSPSDLLQLLRQGHRMQRPEGCTQEMFSLMESCWSSVPSHRPTFSSLRRRLGVMILATNEVPERLKQLQAETESKLKSCDVLNSDRGQLPCEEELYLEPLN
- the LOC6528469 gene encoding tyrosine-protein kinase receptor torso isoform X2 — protein: MLIFYAKYAFIFWFFVGSNQGEMLLMDKISHDLLLNISACTQNCLESGKKDFQTCFKDCRINGTFPGALRKVQDNYQLNMLCHTESEIVFQIDWVQHSRGNETAPNATYIIRLDAVKDENKEITLYLSDDNFLILPGLESNSSYNVTVLAMHGDGSYSLIAKDQTFATLIRGYQPSKMGAVNLLRFVPQFEDLHHIAAEIEWKPSAESNCYFDIVSYSTNSVNMDEPQEVQLRDRKKLYRHTVENLEFDKQYHVGVRTVNIMNRLESDLQWLPIVAPSCLDWYPYNYTLCPPHKPENLTVTQKHYLPNTLALNITWSRPSHLPDSYTLHIFDLFKGGTELNYTLNKNRSHFYVPKITILGSHFEVHLVAQSAGGKNVSGLTLDKVPREGNMVKLILFIIMPICCILMLCSLTFCRRNRMEVQALQMEPKDAKASEFHISLMDSSGLLVTLSANESMDVMDELEVEPHSVLLQDVLGEGAFGLVRRGVYKKRQVAVKLLKDQPNEEDVYAFKCEIQMLKAVGKHPNIVGIVGYSTRFSNQMMLLIEYCSLGSLQNFLREEWKFRQEQNAIGLMKNLQQNVDNRQFQRPPRNSIHDRIEDINNSMLSTVEEESESDQTHSSRCETYTLTRITNAADNKGYGLEDIENIGGSVIPKAAEAPTGRSKQKLKPELEEDQKQDLKLDRKKRIFENKEYFDCLDSSDTKPRIPLKYADLLDIAQQVAVGMEFLAQNKVVHRDLAARNVLISVDRSIKIADFGLSRDVYHENVYRKSGGSGKLPIKWLALESLTHQVYTSQSDVWSFGVLLYEITTLGGMPYPSVSPSDLLQLLRQGHRMQRPEGCTQEMFSLMESCWSSVPSHRPTFSSLRRRLGVMILATNEVPERLKQLQAETESKLKSCDVLNSDRGQLPCEEELYLEPLN